caacttattTTGCATCTATTGCTTGGTTTTGTTCACAACTTTTTGTTTTTCCTAGTTTTTTCGAATCCAAACATGGGCATCTTAtttattatcaaaaaataattaatcaaaattagAGATGCACTCAAAATAGAAGAATGTACAATTAATGATAATGCACAAAGTCGCACTCTCCCtctctatatttttttttttggtaaatttcACTGTATTAGAGAACGATTACACGAAAATATGGTATACCCATAGAATTGCTTGACCTTCTCCAGTGTTACACATACTGGCCATTGAATCTAGATTTTGCTGGAATATTACTCATCGAAAATTCACCAACATCCCTAATAGGGAGTGTCATATCACTTGGGGTGTACCGGAGTACACACAAAATATGCAACACCTTGGGGGGTACAAGTAATATGGTACCGCATTAGCAGCCTTGCCGCCCACCGCACAGTAGGGCTGGTGGGGTGTATGATAAAATGTAGTGGGGGTGGTGGAATCATAGTGTACTTACCCCAAGTTGAAGAACCAAATAGCTCTCTTCTTTGTTGTTGatttttgagagagagagagagagagtaatgGCGGTGAGAGCAGCAAAAACAGCACTTTTGGAACCTCGAGGGTTTAACTTAAGCAGAAGACTTTTCTCAAACTTCCCTTATTCTCCTCTATCATCACATGCTACAACACCTACACCTCCTCCAGCCGCCGAACCTTCTACAAACCTCTTCGTCTCAGGTACCCCCCTTTCTCACATCTCTGAATCATTTTAAGGGGTTTCTCTTGATTCTTCAATTGTTTTATGCTGTTTTTGTTGATTAACTTATCATCATTTCATTATCATTTTTTATGGTTTAGACCAAGCAATTAGATTAGGGTTAACACCGAAAGTTCTCGAAGTTCAAAACAATTTAAGGGTTTAAGATGTAGGAGACCATACTAGAGGATCAACAACTAATGATTCTGAAACCAGTGAATAGGTTAAGAAGAAGTGTGAAATTAGTTTGATTTAAAAGGTTCAGGGTTTTCGAAATTTGAAATCTTTACCAACCTTTCCTGTAGAACATTGTTGTTATTTTGCTGTTCCgttgttgctttttttttttttaattgggatTCTTGATTTAAATATTGATGTTATGAAGAATGAATTTTATGATGTGGTACTTAACATGGACGGCCTGTCAGAATGAATTTCTTATCTTACATCTGATTCATTTGGTTTTAACAATACTATGATCCTTCGGTGACCAAAAAGCATATATGTAAATTACCTTGCTGCGCTAGTTGTATGGACTGTGAAATTGTGTTGCCTGTGCTTCAACTGACAATAAGACTTGCAGGCAGACGATGACATGAATCTGATAATGTATTAGTTAGACAGAATATGAAAATTTTCAAGGGTAGACTGGTATCTTTAGAATCTATCATAGACATTTTGGCTTTATTCGTTTTCATTTTCTAGTGTACCCAGTTATTTTCTGCTTCCACTTTCCACTAATTCGTTATAAAATTGTGTGTGAACACATTAAACTGAGATCATATTATATACATATCCTGCTGTTAATCTTTTGACTTGATTCATATTGGTGAAGCAACTATTAATAAATGTTTGCTACACTATTGTCATAAATGGTTTGTGTCCCTTGGTATTCTACACTATGTTTGCTGATGATTAAAGTGAAGCAGCTTGACCACTGGTTGGCACTCAAATTTCAATTTTGCTATTGGTGTCGGTGTTGTattattctctctttttttcttttcttttcttttcattttttttgttggtacTTAACCGTATCTGGTTTACAGGGCTTAGTAAACGTACAACCGACGATGGACTTAGAAAAGCATTTGCAGAGTTCGGTGAAGTCCTTCATGGTAGGGATCTTTTTCTTATGTCAAAGAGTCAGTGGAGTAGAAATTGCTTCCACTGATATGATATTGACCAACCTAATTTGTGGTTGCAGCTAGAGTTGCGAAAGATCGTAACTCGGGATATTCCAGGGGATTTGGTTTTGTAAGATATGCTACTCTGGAAGAGGCTGCAGCGGGTATAGCTGGTATGGATGGCAAGGTGAGCTAAAAGTTTGCTCACAGAGTTTCTTAATCCGTTACAGGTGTTAACAATTAAGAAACTATAGTTACTATATACCTTGGAAGTTACCAGACAATTGAATAGCAGTGAAGAATATGTTTTCATGCGTGAGCTTGACCAAGCTATTCGGGTTACGGACTAATTTGCTCCTTGATATTGTTGAGCTCTAGTTACATGAGTCTCTCAATATCTGTATGCTTTATCTTGATGCTATGTTGATTTTGTGTAGTTTCTGGACGGTTGGGTAATTTTCGCGGAGTACTCAAGACCCAGACCACAGCAACCTCCTCCTCATAACAACGGCGGACATGGTTATAACACACCTCAGTCATCTCCAAGATATTGAATTCGCTGATTCATTAATATCTATAGATATCTCTTATTTTCTCCGAGACTACTTTGGATTTTTCTTTCATCACCTGTGGAATTATCCCAGATATTGTAAGTTATAACATCATTTGGATTATAAAATCAAGTATAACATCATTTGGATTCAACGAAGATTTTGCAAAATTGCAAGTAGTTTTAGTAAAATATGAAAATTCTATGAGTTTAAGCAACAGATTTTGCTGGGAAAAAAAAACAGGGTACAAGTTGAGGGAATCGTTGCGGGTTCTTACTTCTTATTGTAGTTGTGATGCTAGATTGCATAATTTTGTAACGGCAGGCAAAACTTTGTGGCCTAAAAATGATAAAATATTAGTTTACCTGTCATTAGTTTATTTCATACTGCTATCCAAAAGTTTACCAGTAAAATCAAGATATTATGCTATCCAAAATTTACATGAAACAAAAAGATACAAATAGAACAATCAGAATGAACCAGCTCAAGTTGGAATCTAGCTCCAATTAAGAAACCCCGCCCCTCTCTCAGAAGTACATTCGGAAAGTAATCtcgtcaacatcattcaaaagtCCAACTTACAATCTGCTTCATTGGTGTTTCACCGTGGAGGCAAGGAGCTCAACTTCTTCTCAAACAGTTTAGCCTGCCGAAGTGAAGCCAAGGCTTCTGCTTGCTTCCCCGCTCGTTTGAAGTTTAGGGCCTTCACCTTCTCAGCCTTGATCTTTTCTTCCAGTAGACTTCTCTCTTGGCTCGAGTTTTCACCCTTTTCATGGCTTGCTTTTGCAGGCTCTGATTTCTCCTGGTGTCTTGGCGCAACAACTTCAGTACCGAGTCCAATTGCTTTCAGGGCTGATAAAAGTTGAGGATCAAGAAGATCCTCAACAACCACATCATCCATTGCTTCTGATTTACTAGTGTTCTGTGAGTCATGTTCTTCCAATTGAGCTTCCAGGGCCTTGGCCAATTCCAACTCTGCTTCAGCTTCTTCCCTCCGGCCTTCCCTTCGGAGCTTCATAGCTTGCCGTTTGTGAGCAAGGGACTCTTGCTGCAACTTGAAGCGATCTCGACTTGAAATTTGTTTGGGAGGTGTGGTGGTACTTTCCTGCTCTTCTTGCACCACAGTTGAAATTTTGGAAGTAGAAACAGATATATCAGTAGGACTTTCACTGGGTTCAGAGTTATCTACTAATTTCTTCTCCAAGAGTTTAGCCTGTCGTAGCTCCTCTCGAGCTTCTACCAATTTCCCTTCTTTCTTCAGAGCAACTGCCTTTTTCTTACGAGCCAGTACTTCTTGTCGAAGAGCAGTTTGGTCAGTGAAAGATTCAGACCCTGGCTCAATAGTTGCTACATAGGTTGGTGCTCTCTTAACAAGGGGTATTGATTTGTTTTGATTTACAGATAGATTGTCATATTTAATTCCAAGTTCATTGCTAGAATTACTTTCATTCCAAGTATTATTACTGGGATCACCAAGAGAACTTTTCGAGCTAACTGCAGTCGGTAAATCCACCGTGTTTACTGATAGAGCCAATTTTCCATCATGTTCAGAGATTCTTTCATCAGTTGACTGAATCAAATTTTCTACCGAATGGTTAACAGGGAGCTGATACATGTCTGAGGTTGAGACGGCCAATGTCCTTGCAGTTGCTTCAGCTACTTCATTTCTCGAACTGACTGACAACTCAGTTACACCTCTTCTTACATCTTCCACAGATTCGATACTTCCATGAGTATATTGGGATATCAAAGGTCCACGACCATCAAATTGAGCATCCATATTAGTATTAAGCTCCATTTCTTTCTTGGGGACTTCCATTTCTGCAATTTGGGCCTCTAATACTTTTGCCTTGTCAAGCACTTCATCGGCTTCATCAGATTCTCCTTGGCGCCTAAGAGCGAGTGCTTTCCTTTTCAAGCCTAGAAGTTCCCTTTGCATTTCAGCTTTACTTCTCCGTGGTCTTACAGCTGTAATTGCCGGAGCTCCAGTCCTAGCTGAACCACTAACATTCTCTGAATCAACCCTAGTTTGCTTAGGTTTTAGTGCCATGCTTGCAGGTTCAACGTCTTCGTCCCATCCCAAATTTGAAAGCAGTGAGAGTAATGCCGGATCACGCATATCTTGTTCTGTCACTTCGGTGTCATCTTCCTCCTCCCCACTAGGAAAAATACCAGGAACCTCTGCATTCCCCTCTTTTAACCCTGAGTCTTTACTGATGACATTATAGGTTCTCGCTTTTGGAGTATTCTCCACCTCTTCAAGTTGACGTTCAAGAACACTTCCTTTTTTCAACTCCTCTTCTGCCTCGTCAACTCGTCCTTCTCTTCTCAAAGCAAGTGCTTTCTTTTTCAGAGCCAAAACCTCTCTCTGAATCATGAGTTTACTTTTTTGCGGCACTTTGTGTTCTGTGCTTTTCAGCGGTGTTGCAGATTCATTAGCAAAATCACTCAAGTTTGAGGATCTTTCATCTCTTTGA
Above is a genomic segment from Papaver somniferum cultivar HN1 chromosome 10, ASM357369v1, whole genome shotgun sequence containing:
- the LOC113319739 gene encoding organelle RRM domain-containing protein 2, mitochondrial-like; amino-acid sequence: MAVRAAKTALLEPRGFNLSRRLFSNFPYSPLSSHATTPTPPPAAEPSTNLFVSGLSKRTTDDGLRKAFAEFGEVLHARVAKDRNSGYSRGFGFVRYATLEEAAAGIAGMDGKFLDGWVIFAEYSRPRPQQPPPHNNGGHGYNTPQSSPRY
- the LOC113319738 gene encoding uncharacterized protein LOC113319738, with amino-acid sequence MLEKIGLPPKPSLRGNTWVVDASHCQGCSSQFSFINRKHHCRRCGGIFCGSCTQQRMLLRGQGDSAVRICGPCKKLEEAARFEMRNGNKNKGGSKLTPKNEAEVLNEILGVDSKRSLASTDPQRATNYASGSSSQRDSLRADAEGDILRSLSVGTQNESLDEMGASPDELRQQALEEKNKYRILKGEGKPGEALKAYKRGKELERQAGALEVALRKNRRRAMTSTSSGGAKKNNDEGEMPGKRSKLSSQVGGAKDDLASELKELGWTDEDVHEANKKPAKMTLEGELSSLIGEDHKSSSSGKGAGSIDKSQVIAHKKRALLLKREGKLAEAKEELKKAKVLERQLEEQELLGGAENSDDELSALIRDMDDDKSEDVLMQYDKDTFLDFQPLVNFSDDYGMDGNIDVMDEDMNDPEMALALKSLGWDEDSDYPEESLPEAVPLDRESLLEEIRSLKREAVSQKRAGNIAEAMALLKKAKLLEKDFEDMQSQGNTSSPPNSVTEKVPSSQRDERSSNLSDFANESATPLKSTEHKVPQKSKLMIQREVLALKKKALALRREGRVDEAEEELKKGSVLERQLEEVENTPKARTYNVISKDSGLKEGNAEVPGIFPSGEEEDDTEVTEQDMRDPALLSLLSNLGWDEDVEPASMALKPKQTRVDSENVSGSARTGAPAITAVRPRRSKAEMQRELLGLKRKALALRRQGESDEADEVLDKAKVLEAQIAEMEVPKKEMELNTNMDAQFDGRGPLISQYTHGSIESVEDVRRGVTELSVSSRNEVAEATARTLAVSTSDMYQLPVNHSVENLIQSTDERISEHDGKLALSVNTVDLPTAVSSKSSLGDPSNNTWNESNSSNELGIKYDNLSVNQNKSIPLVKRAPTYVATIEPGSESFTDQTALRQEVLARKKKAVALKKEGKLVEAREELRQAKLLEKKLVDNSEPSESPTDISVSTSKISTVVQEEQESTTTPPKQISSRDRFKLQQESLAHKRQAMKLRREGRREEAEAELELAKALEAQLEEHDSQNTSKSEAMDDVVVEDLLDPQLLSALKAIGLGTEVVAPRHQEKSEPAKASHEKGENSSQERSLLEEKIKAEKVKALNFKRAGKQAEALASLRQAKLFEKKLSSLPPR